From Asterias rubens chromosome 6, eAstRub1.3, whole genome shotgun sequence, one genomic window encodes:
- the LOC117291548 gene encoding uncharacterized protein LOC117291548 isoform X1 has product MDKTGTILLVVLAALCAGLPEVTGVITLSPSGEHEVSLYCSFRNYQGESVFYRVIDDRNVTLSQGSKYFVMRCNRTTSDVQGEDSVLIITEAEESDSGTYGCALNVKSIINWAVSKVTDVTVKPAYPGEDHTHSMSLTTQINKEQGTIEQSNQGANNEQSSDKTVLGAVATPILSFVVVILLIAVAVLSWKYRELKNHRYGPPREQGEVEADTTQTSRVTFSRSPNGSIHLDTSSV; this is encoded by the exons ATGGATAAAACTGGCACAATTCTTCTGGTCGTGTTGGCTGCACTTTGCGCAG GACTCCCAGAGGTCACCGGAGTGATCACACTATCTCCCTCGGGCGAACACGAGGTCAGCCTCTACTGTTCCTTTCGTAACTACCAAGGAGAATCAGTCTTCTACCGTGTTATCGACGACAGAAACGTCACGTTATCGCAAGGCTCCAAGTACTTCGTAATGCGATGTAACAGGACAACTAGTGACGTACAAGGAGAAGACTCTGTACTGATCATTACTGAAGCTGAGGAGTCGGATAGCGGGACGTATGGGTGTGCACTGAATGTCAAGAGCATCATCAACTGGGCAGTGAGTAAAGTGACCGACGTAACGGTCAAACCAG CATACCCAGGGGAAGACCACACCCATTCGATGTCACTaacaacacaaattaacaaGG AACAAGGAACGATTGAACAATCGAATCAGGGTGCGAACAACGAGCAAAGCTCTGACAAGACTGTCCTTGGCGCTGTAGCGACACCGATTCTTTCATTTGTGGTAGTGATACTATTGATCGCAGTGGCAGTATTGTCATGGAAATATCGTGAACTGAAGAACCATAGGTATGGACCACCTCGTGAACAAGG GGAGGTCGAAGCTGACACAACACAGACGAGTCGAGTCACATTCTCCCGGTCCCCGAATGGCTCCATTCACCTGGACACATCTTCAGTTTAG
- the LOC117291548 gene encoding uncharacterized protein LOC117291548 isoform X2, whose translation MDKTGTILLVVLAALCAGLPEVTGVITLSPSGEHEVSLYCSFRNYQGESVFYRVIDDRNVTLSQGSKYFVMRCNRTTSDVQGEDSVLIITEAEESDSGTYGCALNVKSIINWAVSKVTDVTVKPAYPGEDHTHSMSLTTQINKEQGTIEQSNQGANNEQSSDKTVLGAVATPILSFVVVILLIAVAVLSWKYRELKNHREVEADTTQTSRVTFSRSPNGSIHLDTSSV comes from the exons ATGGATAAAACTGGCACAATTCTTCTGGTCGTGTTGGCTGCACTTTGCGCAG GACTCCCAGAGGTCACCGGAGTGATCACACTATCTCCCTCGGGCGAACACGAGGTCAGCCTCTACTGTTCCTTTCGTAACTACCAAGGAGAATCAGTCTTCTACCGTGTTATCGACGACAGAAACGTCACGTTATCGCAAGGCTCCAAGTACTTCGTAATGCGATGTAACAGGACAACTAGTGACGTACAAGGAGAAGACTCTGTACTGATCATTACTGAAGCTGAGGAGTCGGATAGCGGGACGTATGGGTGTGCACTGAATGTCAAGAGCATCATCAACTGGGCAGTGAGTAAAGTGACCGACGTAACGGTCAAACCAG CATACCCAGGGGAAGACCACACCCATTCGATGTCACTaacaacacaaattaacaaGG AACAAGGAACGATTGAACAATCGAATCAGGGTGCGAACAACGAGCAAAGCTCTGACAAGACTGTCCTTGGCGCTGTAGCGACACCGATTCTTTCATTTGTGGTAGTGATACTATTGATCGCAGTGGCAGTATTGTCATGGAAATATCGTGAACTGAAGAACCATAG GGAGGTCGAAGCTGACACAACACAGACGAGTCGAGTCACATTCTCCCGGTCCCCGAATGGCTCCATTCACCTGGACACATCTTCAGTTTAG